From the Candoia aspera isolate rCanAsp1 chromosome 3, rCanAsp1.hap2, whole genome shotgun sequence genome, the window TTTATAGGAGTCTGAGGTTTGCCAGTCacttatttgtgtgtttgtggacGCTTTTATGGCACTCAGTTGGGCTGGGGCGGCAAGATGGCTCTGTAGAAGACAACGTTGCTTTAAGGTAGGGTTGCCAGACCCGCGTTGAGAAGAGCTGTACATTTTCTGCATTTCCGCTTCCACCTAGAGGTCGTTCCGATTTTTGTACTCTTCCTTTAATAAACAGCATTCCTGGCTCACCAGTTGAGAATGTTTAAAGGCGTATCTTCCAAACTGGGAAGTCAGCCGGGTCATGACGCCCGTGAGAGGTTCATCCGCAGCGGATGAAGAGGAGATGAGGGAGTCCAGAGACAAAGGCCAGCAGTATCGTtggggaagagctgcagcaaAGATCCTGTCAGAGTTCGTCCAAGCAATCTCCAAGTTCATGAGAACAGCAGGGGGTGGAAAACCAGACAGCTGAAAGCTGCAGGAGAGAGGGACTACCGGAAAAGTGTCCGGGATAAATAAACGGGAATCAGTTGTTCCTGAATAGACAGGCAGTCTGAATTGGATCAGTGCCACCAATTAATTTATAAAGCTTGGCAGTTTGAAAAGATCTAGCGTGCTATTAACAATGTCCATGCCTTCTCTGTTCCAGTGATCAGTTGTTAGAATCCTTGTGTCATTTCCAGGACTGATTACTTGGACCTAGACCTGATTTGTACCCTGATTTTGCTCTCGTCTTAAACTCTGTTTTGGTAACTCTTATTACTGAAACCCTTTCCCAGTGCTGAGTTGAGGTGCTACCCACCTATTCttaaattttcagaaaaaaatatattaatgggAAAGTGTTGTCCTTGTGAATCCTTCTCTTACCTCTGTTTAAATCACAGCAGACACCTGAATTTCCTCCAAGGTTATGGGTGACAAAACCTAGAAGATTTTAAACaccatgaggctgcccttggatgcTGCAAGAATAAGGCGGAGGCagcaggggaaggggggaaatacTCTGTACACTGTTACAGCAAAGGACAATTTAAGTCTTTCTCACAGGTAGAGGACGAACTGTaggcaacatcatggggacacagcaggaaaaaaaaatgttgccaagccATGTAGCTCCCCTCACTCCAATGTCATTTGTATTACAGTCTGGCATTTTAAACCAGGGCCTCTGACtgtgcctcccagctgatcttcAGAACTGGCTTTGAAAGAAGATCAGCTCAGCTGAAAACTGACTGGTGTGGTGTGGCCAGATCCCTCTTGCTGTTTTACCACACACGCACTTCCTCCACTTCTGGACTCCTTTTGAACACATTCAGCATTTTTTCAGAAGAGTGCTGAGCCTGTGTTCAAAAGGAGGCCAATTAATATTgcacaaccccaccccaccccccaccacttAAGCATGCAAAAGCCCAGGTCTGCTGGGTGAAATGGCTCTTTCAAAGGCTGCAGGTTGCCCACTGTAATAGGTCAGTggatttatggatttggagacCTGGCAGATAAAAAGATGGATTTCTCCTTTCACCTGTTGCCTCTCCCAATCCATGGGATTAGAGGCCTCAGTGAGAGAGCTACCTTATTCCTCTGGCCTCACAAGCAAAGGGGAAGTAAGTTCTGACATGGTTAAACTCATGTTCACCCAAGCAGAGGGCAGTGTGACATAGCCCATGCAATTTCCACCCACCTTTGCCTGGGCAGTGCTGTGATTGGCAGACATCTGAGAAGCGGTGGAGGCAGCAGATCAAAAGGACTCTCCAATCTCTTTACTTAGCAGGGCCAACAGATTATGAGGATTGGTTGGAAGGTAGTTTCGTTAGCTTCAGTGAAAGTACTTACAAGCATGATTGTAGTAATAAACATGCTCTCTTGTTACtgagaaagcttttaaaaatgttggtaGGCCTGCAATAGTCAATCATATGCATAAAATTGTTCTGTTAAACTAAAGTTCTCACATTTTGACATAGCTCAAGTAATGACTACTGAATCCTGAACTAAGAATTTGTGCTTTAACTGAGTAACAGTTTAGGCTGATAGTATGTTTCATTAAAGGCTCAGAGACTACAATAATAGAGAGCAATGGCATCTTCTTTGAAGATTTTTACCAGCAGTCTTCTGACAATTACTTAGAAGAGTATACAAGgttttatttccaagtaaaacATGCACAAAAGTCAGGCTGTAACATAAGAGGCATACTTAttctaaagagaagaaaaattaaataatatttgctcAGTTTCATTAATGGCATGATGTAATTAGGGTATGTCTCAAAATCCATCCTTCTAGTGATCAGTACTTgtatttccttatatttttattttataatcatAATGAtcatgtgctatcaagttggaattgactcttagtgaccacatggataggttttctccaggatgatctgtctgcAACCTGATCCCTCAGGTCTTCAGGGGTGAAGCCATGGCTGCTATAATTACATTTATCAAATATAGGAGTATTGTATTGTTTATCGTTAGTATATCATATGCATGTTCTAGGTGCACAAATGATTCTTAATATTTAAACAACTGAAGGATGAAAATATTAACTTCTTTTGGGGAAATGTTTTTGTAGATCACTTCTTATAAAGTTGTTAAGAAAATGTTGATTTAAACCCTGAGAAGAATGTGAGAGTGCCCAGAGCTATTAACTACCTTTTATAGGATATGTACAAGCTATTTAGTCATGTTCAGTCCTGCATGAGAGATTGCCTGAGAACCTGATGTAAGGCTCCTTGTGTTTGTCAATGATAAAGCTGGAGAAATGTGTAATAAATTATAATACAGAGGGAGTAGGAGGCACAATCAGTACAATTTGGCTTTATTAAGAACAAGTTTCAAAACACCCACTATAATAATGTTTCCATTATATAAAATGTATGGCAATACTCTGTGTTCAAACTATCAAATGCATTCCGTTACAGTTTCTGGACTCTAAACCAAAGCGTATTGATCTAATACAATAATATGGTAACTAGCTTTGCTCCTAAGTTCACTTTGGGTCATATCCATTTATGTGTTAATATGTTTGGTACAAACCCCCTACCTTATGCTGTATTTTGTGCTAACATCAGCACATTTTATAGGAATACAGCCAGGTAATAACTATATTTCATTGCTGAATATAGTGTAGTTACAAGCTCTATAGTGTAagcagtcttatttatttatactaaaGCCAATAACCCCCTTTCACCTCTCTGAAAATTGGATGCCTGAAGCAGCTATTgtccatttaaaaacaacaacgtattaacagaaataaaatgtgcatTCATGTCAGTGGGTATAAATGAAGAGAAATGAaactaataattataataattctgGAGCTAGACCAAAACTACATGCAAGTAGTAAGCCAAATCAAGCCTTGCTGAAGAAGAACACTGGCTAGGACAAGGAAGAAAATGTCTTAAACTTATATAGTGAAGCATTTTGCAGGTTTGGTGCTACTATCAAAAATAAGTTGCCTTTAACTGCCCCACGGAAGGCAACACAGTCTATAGTATGATGCATATATACACTATAGAGAGTAGCCTCAGTATTTGAAAGTAATCTGCTTAGAACACAGTTGCTTTTATAGAAATATGTGGTATCTTTAACATAATTTTAACTGTGTCTGGAGTTGTGAGTCAGATTGTACAAATAGATGGTTCAGAAGGTAGGGCTTTCTATAGGGTTGCTCCTGAGATCAAATTTACAGCCCTCTTTCCACTGCAATCTTGGCTTATTTGTTTTTTCTCAAAAGATCCAGTTAAAGATAAATCAGGTGTGCTTCATCCCTGCAGTGAAAAGCCAAATGCAGATTCACTGAGAAGATGTGGTATTCTGATTTTGTgagcccaaacatctggaggataccaggttgGGGCAAACTATATGCATTAGTTAGATCTTTAACTGGATCTCTTAAGTTAGATATACAAGATGTATTATATAGTTCCCTCTTTGCAAATCTACCTTATCAGTAACATTGTCTTCTTCAAAAGATTAACAATTCGAGCTTGGTGTTCGGTGGCACTGGATTCTGCTACTTGCAGTGGTGTCTTCTTCAAGCTATTAGTAGCCTGTAGATTTGCTTTATCTCGTGCAGACCAGTTGAGCAGTGCGCTTACAGAATCAAAATGACCAGCTTTGCAAGCACAATGCAATGGGGTATCTTTATTGTTGTCTAAGGCATTAATAGCTGAGCCATTGCTCAACAAAAAATCTATTAAATTACTGTGTCCATGTTCTGCTGCAAGATGCAATAGTGtctttctccaaatatttttgtCATTGATATTTTTATTATCTCCAGCAATCAAAAGTTCTTTTAGTATCTCCATATTTCCACTGATGGCTGCATAATGCATTGGTGTACAGCCATCCATGTCTTTGCTTCCGACTCTAGACTTCTTAACTAACAGTGATTTCACTGCATAAAAATGGCCTCCCATAGATGCAAAATGAAGTGGAGTCTTTTTCTCTTTATCTGTTGCATTTGGATCTGCCTTGGAATTCAGAAGCAGCTCCACCATAGCAGGATTCCCCATTTCAGCTGCAAGATGAAGAGGTGTCTTTGATCGCTTATTCTTGAGGTTGACATTGGCTCTATGTTGCAACAGCTTTAGAGCTACATCAATGTGACCTTTATCACTTGCCATGTGCAATGGAGTGAATAGTTCTGTGGTGGCTGCATCAATCTTAGCTCCTCCTTCAATCAGCAGGTCAACTAATGCTCCTCGGTTGTATATTGCAGCAACATGGAGGGGAGTTTGAGCTCCTTGAGCTGTGATGTTAGGATCTATTCCCTTGTGCAGAAGCATCTTTGCAATGGAAAAGGACCCAGCTTGAACTGCTAGGTGTAAGGGGCTACTTGAGTTAGGGGCCTTGTCCTTCAAGTTGGCTCCCTTCTCAATGAGAACTTCTGCTGACTTAATCTTCCCCATTTCACATGCCACAAGCAATGGTGTGTACTGCTCTTCATTACGGACATTAACATCCATACCTCTTTCAATTAAAGCAGCTACAATGCCATGCAGATCTTTTTCTATGGCTTTAAACAAAGTTGATACCATAGTTTCAGATGACAGTCCTCTGGCATATTCCAGCAATAATTTGAAGAGAGATTGGTTGTTGCTATTAAAGGCTGCATCAATTATGTTGGAATCGACTTTGGCACCACCTTCCAACAGTACCTTGACAGTCTTCTTATGTCCCTGAGATACAGCATAGCTCAAGGCAGTCTGGCCTCTCTCATCCTTGGCATCTATCAAAgcgccattttttaaaagcatttgaacCAGGTCACTATCATCCTTGAGAGCAGCCATGTGCAGGAAGTTGTGCTGATTCCTGTGTCGTCTTGTCTCTTCTTTCAAGATGTTCTTTAGAACATGAATATGCTGGTTCTGATTAGCCAAGTGAAGTGGAGTTTTGCCTTCTTGATCAAAACTGTACATGTTGGCACCAGCTTGGAGCAGCATTTTCACTGCTTTAtcatgacctctcccagcagctctGTGTAGTGGGGTTCTTCCTTTGTTATCCTTGACCTCCAGTTTGGCACCTTTGCTGATTAAATAATCAATTATTTCAGTGTGTCCATGGGCTGCTGCAATGTGTAAGAGAGTTTCATCTGCAGAGTTTGTTGCATTCACATTACTCCCATTTAAAGCTTTTTCCAAATCAGAAAGAATTCCTTTCCTTACCAAATCAAAGACAGTAGGAACATTAAAGTTACTGTCTACAGATTGTCCTGCTGCCAGAGTGGTTTTTATTTTAGGTTTATCACAAATCAGCTTTTTTGGCTTAATAGGTCTAGGGCTATCTTTTTCCTCTTGATATGGAGCCTTATCCTTTTGAAACCATCCTTTATCTTTTTCAAGGAGATACCCTATCAGTTGTCTTCTGGCATCTCCAATTTTCCCATTCACATCACTCACATAATTCCTCATATTGCTATATAAGTGTGGCTCAATCTGTTTCAAgcatggataaaaaaaaagtctgcaagcTCGCTCACCTTGAGAAGCCAAGATATCCAAAATGCGAGAATTCTTTGCCATTCGTGTTCTATAGTaggataaaataatttttttctcagatGTAAGGACACCATTTTCtatcagccagtccagaaggtgATCGGGATTTTTTATTCCCTCCACaagttcattctttttagttttcagTACTTCTGTGGCATATGGATTTGTGAATATGCTAGAATACATTCTGTTTTTAGATGACTTGAGTACAACACACTGTATCCTTTGAAGTTCAGCATTTACTGTAATTGTAGCTCCCTGAGGTTTCTGCCAACAAATATTGTGGTGGCTCAACTGGAAAAATCAGGAACAAACTTTCCCTCCTGCAAAAAGCATAAACTCCTCACCTTTTATTGTTCAATTCCACTGATGTCTGATCCTTTTCTGTTGCTTAATAACAGAGTTGacaaaggtttaaaaaaat encodes:
- the LOC134494885 gene encoding CARD- and ANK-domain containing inflammasome adapter protein-like, which translates into the protein MYSSIFTNPYATEVLKTKKNELVEGIKNPDHLLDWLIENGVLTSEKKIILSYYRTRMAKNSRILDILASQGERACRLFFYPCLKQIEPHLYSNMRNYVSDVNGKIGDARRQLIGYLLEKDKGWFQKDKAPYQEEKDSPRPIKPKKLICDKPKIKTTLAAGQSVDSNFNVPTVFDLVRKGILSDLEKALNGSNVNATNSADETLLHIAAAHGHTEIIDYLISKGAKLEVKDNKGRTPLHRAAGRGHDKAVKMLLQAGANMYSFDQEGKTPLHLANQNQHIHVLKNILKEETRRHRNQHNFLHMAALKDDSDLVQMLLKNGALIDAKDERGQTALSYAVSQGHKKTVKVLLEGGAKVDSNIIDAAFNSNNQSLFKLLLEYARGLSSETMVSTLFKAIEKDLHGIVAALIERGMDVNVRNEEQYTPLLVACEMGKIKSAEVLIEKGANLKDKAPNSSSPLHLAVQAGSFSIAKMLLHKGIDPNITAQGAQTPLHVAAIYNRGALVDLLIEGGAKIDAATTELFTPLHMASDKGHIDVALKLLQHRANVNLKNKRSKTPLHLAAEMGNPAMVELLLNSKADPNATDKEKKTPLHFASMGGHFYAVKSLLVKKSRVGSKDMDGCTPMHYAAISGNMEILKELLIAGDNKNINDKNIWRKTLLHLAAEHGHSNLIDFLLSNGSAINALDNNKDTPLHCACKAGHFDSVSALLNWSARDKANLQATNSLKKTPLQVAESSATEHQARIVNLLKKTMLLIR